The sequence below is a genomic window from Bacillota bacterium.
GCCGTAGCCAGACCCGACGCTCCAAATGGTCATGTCTTCCGGAAAGTGGCAGATGAATCGCTTCTTCGGGTCGAGGTCGGCCTTGGAGTGAAGGCACTTGACGAACCCCGGCCAATCCTCGCGCCCACCGTCCGGGTTGGCCGCCAGGGCGGCCAGTTCGGCGACCAGCCGGTCCATGGCCACCTTCCCGACCCGGGTCATGATCCGCATGCTCAGGACGACGTAGATGCTGTCGGTCAGTTCGACCCCGACGCGGCTCCAGGGGGAACCCTCCGGGCCCATCAGGTAGGGGATGACATACATCGTCCGCCCGCGCATCGTCCCGTCGAAGATCCGACCGAGTCGCTCATAGGCCTCGGCCGGGGCCATCCAGTTGTTGGTTGGCCCGGCGTCCTCCTGATGGCGGGTGCAGATGAAGGTGAGGTCTTCGACCCTGGCGACATCGTTGGGATCAGACCGGTGGAGCACACATCCCGGGAGGAGATCCTGATTGAGCTGGACGACTTCGCCAGTGCTGAGGGCCTCTCCGTTCAGACGTTCTTCTTCCTCCGGTGTACCATCGATCCAAAGGATTCTGTCCGGCTTGGTCAGTCTGGCCATCTCTTCGACCCATTGGACCACAGCCTTGGGCTTCTCGATGACTAGGCCCTCCCTTCAGTTTAGAAGTACGGTACTCGCCCGTCGTGGGGCACATGCCTCGATGATAAAATTAGCGGCATTTATTCGCTTGGAGGAGGCCAATTCCTTCAGACCAAACCAATAACTTCACCTAAATTTACTCTCCGAGGCCCGCACGGTCGAGCGGGCCGGCCCACAGAAGCAATCACGGCACGGAAAAGGGCGGCGTGGATCCATCTTTTGATCAAGCGTTTCTGGGCGTCGGTTCAGCGCGCGGATTCAGAGGTACCGATGGGCAATTCGTCGAACCAGCACCAATGGTCTGCAATGTCTTCGTTCGGGGGGATAAGCCTTGCCTGACATCCTTTACACAATCGGCTTTGCTCAGAAGAGTCTGCGTAGGTTCATCCAGCTACTTGAGGAGGCCGGGGTCAAGAAGCTCGTCGACATTAGACTGAACAACACTTCTCAGTTGGCCGGTTTTGCCAAGAAAGCCGACTTGATGTACATATGTGAGCTGTTCGGAATCCAGTATGAACACGTCACCGAACTAGCCCCGGATGAAAAGACTTTAGAGATCTACAAGTTGAATCGCAACTGGAAAGAATACGAAGACTCATTTGGAGCGTTGCTTCAAGAGCGGAATGCGGCGACC
It includes:
- a CDS encoding DUF488 domain-containing protein, yielding MPDILYTIGFAQKSLRRFIQLLEEAGVKKLVDIRLNNTSQLAGFAKKADLMYICELFGIQYEHVTELAPDEKTLEIYKLNRNWKEYEDSFGALLQERNAATVLERTVAMEGNTCLLCAEPKADRCHRRLVAELYQKAHPGVIVRHLS